Proteins co-encoded in one Brassica rapa cultivar Chiifu-401-42 chromosome A02, CAAS_Brap_v3.01, whole genome shotgun sequence genomic window:
- the LOC103850641 gene encoding protein MAINTENANCE OF PSII UNDER HIGH LIGHT 1: MSCTYNVLLSPNGCVLPSPKPLGRFLSAKSCGRKLCVSVVRASSDDPDCNAEECAPDKEVGTVSMEWLAGEKTKVVGTFPPRKRGWTGYVEKDTAGQTNVYSIEPAVYIAESAISSGTAGSSSDGAENTAAIVGGLALIALASASSILLQVGKDAPARPKAVDYRGPSLSYYINKFKPTETVQASAPSLTAAPPVAQQETSLPETIASEAQPEEASSVPTTSST; encoded by the exons ATGTCTTGCACTTATAATGTCTTGCTATCCCCAAACGGCTGCGTTTTACCATCTCCCAAGCCTCTTGGCAGATTCCTCAGCGCCAAGTCCTGCGGAAGGAAACTTTGCGTCTCCGTCGTTAGAGCTTCTTCCGATGATCCTGATTGTAATGCCGAGGAATGTGCTCCCGACAAAGAG GTTGGGACAGTGAGTATGGAATGGTTAGCTGGAGAAAAGACTAAAGTGGTGGGAACGTTTCCACCAAGGAAGCGTGGTTGGACTGGCTATGTTGAGAAAGATACTGCTGGTCAGACTAATGTCTACTCTATTGAG CCTGCAGTGTATATAGCAGAGAGCGCGATAAGCTCAGGCACTGCAGGCTCTTCGTCCGATGGGGCTGAGAACACAGCAGCAATCGTAGGAGGTCTTGCACTCATCGCACTCGCTTCCGCTTCCTCTATACTCCTCCAAGTCGGAAAAGACGCCCCTGCTCGACCAAAAGCGGTGGATTACAGAGGACCGTCTCTTAGCTACTACATCAACAAGTTCAAACCTACAGAAACTGTTCAAGCTTCTGCCCCTTCACTCACGGCAGCTCCACCGGTGGCTCAGCAAGAGACCTCACTGCCGGAAACTATAGCTAGTGAGGCTCAACCTGAGGAGGCGTCTTCTGTTCCTACAACAAGTAGCACCTAA
- the LOC103850642 gene encoding CBL-interacting serine/threonine-protein kinase 2-like has protein sequence MENKPSILTDKYEVGRLLGQGHFAKVYYGRSIHTNESVAIKMIDKEKIKKPGHSEQIKREISVMSLAKHPNIVELLEVMATKTKIYLILEYCKGGELFDKITKGKVSEKVAWKYFHQLVNAVDFCHSRGVYHRDIKPENLLLDEHDNLKVSDFGLSALEESKREDGLLHTSCGTHAYVCPEIVNREAYDGAKADVWACGVVLFVLLAGYLPFYDANLMDMYVKIGKGEFKCPRGFPVEAKRLLCKMLDPNHETRITMSRIKESSWFRKGLKHKKQQVREVNPMEAGGSGQSESHEPPPPPNLTSLNAFDIISLSSGFDLGGLFGDVHKKQESKFTSRKPALEIICKLEEVAEGLKMKIRKQEAGLFKLEGGKEGRKGRLLIDAEIFEVAETFHLVEVKKCSGDTVEYQKLVEEDLRPALADIVWVWQGEKEEDELVLHG, from the coding sequence ATGGAGAACAAACCAAGTATATTAACCGATAAATACGAGGTTGGAAGATTACTAGGTCAAGGTCACTTTGCCAAGGTATATTACGGAAGAAGCATCCACACCAACGAGAGCGTAGCTATCAAGATGATAGACAAGGAAAAAATCAAGAAACCTGGACACAGCGAGCAGATCAAGAGAGAGATCTCCGTGATGAGCCTCGCCAAACACCCAAACATCGTCGAACTACTCGAAGTCATGGCGACAAAAACAAAGATCTACCTCATCCTAGAGTACTGCAAAGGTGGGGAGCTTTTCGATAAGATTACAAAGGGGAAAGTTAGCGAGAAAGTTGCTTGGAAGTACTTTCACCAGCTCGTCAATGCCGTTGACTTTTGTCACAGCCGTGGAGTGTATCACCGTGACATTAAGCCGGAGAATCTCTTGCTTGACGAGCACGATAACCTCAAGGTTTCTGACTTTGGTTTAAGTGCACTTGAGGAGTCTAAGCGGGAAGATGGTTTGCTTCATACATCTTGTGGTACGCATGCTTATGTTTGTCCTGAGATTGTTAACCGTGAGGCGTATGATGGTGCTAAAGCTGATGTTTGGGCTTGTGGGGTTGTCTTGTTTGTTCTTTTGGCTGGTTATCTTCCTTTTTACGACGCAAATCTAATGGATATGTACGTGAAGATTGGTAAAGGAGAGTTCAAGTGCCCTAGAGGGTTTCCCGTTGAAGCTAAGAGGCTGTTGTGTAAGATGCTGGATCCTAACCATGAGACGAGGATCACCATGTCAAGAATCAAGGAGAGTTCTTGGTTCAGGAAAGGTTTAAAGCACAAGAAGCAACAAGTTAGAGAGGTTAATCCCATGGAGGCTGGTGGTTCAGGTCAAAGTGAAAGCCAtgagcctcctcctcctcccaacCTAACAAGCTTGAACGCTTTTGATATTATATCATTGTCATCAGGGTTTGATTTGGGAGGACTATTCGGAGACGTGCACAAGAAGCAAGAGTCTAAGTTCACGTCAAGAAAGCCTGCTTTGGAGATTATTTGTAAGCTGGAGGAGGTGGCTGAAGGTTTGAAGATGAAGATAAGGAAGCAAGAGGCGGGGCTGTTTAAACTTGAAGGAGGGAAGGAGGGGAGGAAAGGGAGGTTGTTGATTGATGCGGAGATATTTGAAGTGGCCGAGACGTTTCACTTGGTTGAAGTTAAGAAATGTAGTGGGGATACTGTGGAGTATCAGAAGCTGGTGGAGGAGGATCTTAGGCCTGCTCTGGCTGATATTGTTTGGGTTTGGCAAGGGGAGAAGGAGGAGGATGAGCTGGTGTTGCATGGCTAA
- the LOC103850644 gene encoding 40S ribosomal protein S4-1 translates to MARGLKKHLKRLNAPKHWDLDKLGGAFAPKPSSGPHKSRECLPLVLIIRNKLKYALTYREVISILMQRHIQVDGKVRTDKTYPAGFMDVVSIPKTNENFRLLYDTKGRFRLHSIRDEEAKFKLCKVRTIQFGQKGIPYLNTYDGRTIRYPDPLIKPNDTIKLDLEENKIVEFIKFDVGNVVMVTGGRNRGRVGVIKNREKHKGSFETIHIQDSTGHEFATRLGNVFTLGKGTKPWVSLPKGKGIKLTIIEEARKRLSAQQAA, encoded by the exons ATG GCAAGGGGATTGAAGAAGCATTTGAAGAGGCTCAATGCTCCCAAGCATTGGGATCTTGACAAACTTGGTGGTGCCTTC GCTCCCAAGCCCTCTTCTGGACCTCACAAGTCTAGGGAGTGCCTCCCTCTCGTCCTGATCATCAGGAACAAGTTGAAGTACGCTTTGACATACCGTGAGGTCATCTCCATCCTCATGCAAAGGCATATCCAAGTCGATGGAAAAGTCAGGACTGACAAGACTTACCCTGCTGGCTTCATGG ATGTTGTTTCCATCCCCAAGACTAATGAGAACTTCCGTCTTCTGTATGACACCAAGGGACGTTTCCGTCTCCACTCCATCAGGGACGAGGAAGCAAAG TTCAAGCTTTGCAAGGTTAGGACAATCCAGTTCGGACAAAAGGGAATCCCTTACCTCAACACATACGATGGCCGCACCATCCGTTACCCTGACCCGCTCATCAAACCAAACGACACCATCAAGCTCGACCTCGAGGAGAACAAGATTGTTGAGTTCATCAAGTTTGACGTCGGTAACGTTGTGATGGTGACTGGTGGCAGGAACAGAGGGCGTGTTGGTGTGATTAAGAACCGTGAGAAGCATAAGGGAAGCTTTGAGACGATTCACATTCAAGACTCTACGGGGCATGAGTTTGCCACGAGGTTGGGCAATGTGTTCACTCTGGGGAAAGGAACAAAGCCGTGGGTGTCTCTTCCAAAGGGTAAAGGTATTAAGCTGACTATTATTGAGGAAGCTAGGAAGAGGCTTTCTGCTCAACAAGCTGCTTAA
- the WRKY26 gene encoding probable WRKY transcription factor 26 isoform X1, protein MASFNQQRSVPKFKSATPSPLPLSSYFSMPPGLTQADLLDSPLLFTSSNVLPSPTTGTFPLESLNWKNNGLLTNRNEIKAEDGKEEHFDFAFTTIQTSPPLFLSHFQTEDQRSTQVDVPKFESSGNKTSEDGYNWRKYGQKQVKGSENPRSYFRCTYPNCLTKKKVETSLVKGHVTEIVYKGSHNHPKPQFTKRSASTAATNDVSSHQSGGEDNVDAKRGKREEAVKEPRVVVQTTSDIDILDDGYRWRKYGQKVVKGNPNPRFCFFFCSQLQLQGGAYLPKTCDARRSYYKCTFTGCCVRKQVERAFHDAKSVITTYEGKHNHQIPNPKKTSHLNMISDCVSF, encoded by the exons ATGGCCTCTTTCAACCAGCAAAGATCTGTTCCTAAGTTCAAGTCAGCAACACCGTCTCCACTTCCTCTCTCTTCCTACTTCTCTATGCCTCCTGGTCTTACTCAAGCCGACCTTCTTGACTCTCCTCTTCTCTTCACTTCCTCTAAC GTTTTGCCATCTCCAACGACAGGCACGTTTCCTTTGGAATCTCTGAACTGGAAGAACAACGGTTTGCTTACCAACCGGAATGAAATCAAAGCTGAAGATGGGAAGGAGGAGCACTTTGATTTTGCCTTCACTACCATCCAGACATCTCCTCCTTTGTTCCTATCTCATTTTCAGACAGAAGATCAGCGTTCAACCCAAGTGGATGTACCCAAATTTGAGTCATCAGGTAACAAAACCTCTGAAGATGGATACAACTGGAGAAAATACGGACAGAAGCAAGTCAAAGGAAGCGAAAACCCTAGGAGTTACTTCAGATGCACGTATCCAAACTGCCTCACAAAGAAGAAAGTAGAGACTTCTCTTGTGAAGGGTCATGTCACTGAGATTGTCTATAAAGGAAGCCACAATCATCCCAAACCTCAGTTCACTAAGAGGTCAGCTTCCACTGCAGCAACAAATGACGTCAGTTCTCATCAGAGTGGTGGTGAAGATAACGTAGATGCCAAAAGAGG GAAAAGAGAAGAGGCTGTGAAGGAGCCAAGAGTGGTAGTTCAGACAACAAGTGATATAGACATTCTTGACGATGGTTATAGATGGAGAAAGTATGGTCAGAAAGTCGTTAAAGGCAATCCAAATCCaaggttttgtttctttttttgttctcaACTTCAGTTACAAGGAGGCGCTTATTTACCTAAAACGTGTGATGCACGCAGGAGCTATTACAAGTGCACCTTCACAGGATGTTGCGTAAGGAAGCAAGTGGAGAGAGCATTCCACGACGCAAAGTCAGTGATCACTACTTACGAAGGAAAGCATAACCACCAAATCCCAAACCCAAAGAAGACGTCACACCTCAACATGATCTCAGACTGTGTcagcttttag
- the WRKY26 gene encoding probable WRKY transcription factor 26: MASFNQQRSVPKFKSATPSPLPLSSYFSMPPGLTQADLLDSPLLFTSSNVLPSPTTGTFPLESLNWKNNGLLTNRNEIKAEDGKEEHFDFAFTTIQTSPPLFLSHFQTEDQRSTQVDVPKFESSGNKTSEDGYNWRKYGQKQVKGSENPRSYFRCTYPNCLTKKKVETSLVKGHVTEIVYKGSHNHPKPQFTKRSASTAATNDVSSHQSGGEDNVDAKRGKREEAVKEPRVVVQTTSDIDILDDGYRWRKYGQKVVKGNPNPRSYYKCTFTGCCVRKQVERAFHDAKSVITTYEGKHNHQIPNPKKTSHLNMISDCVSF, translated from the exons ATGGCCTCTTTCAACCAGCAAAGATCTGTTCCTAAGTTCAAGTCAGCAACACCGTCTCCACTTCCTCTCTCTTCCTACTTCTCTATGCCTCCTGGTCTTACTCAAGCCGACCTTCTTGACTCTCCTCTTCTCTTCACTTCCTCTAAC GTTTTGCCATCTCCAACGACAGGCACGTTTCCTTTGGAATCTCTGAACTGGAAGAACAACGGTTTGCTTACCAACCGGAATGAAATCAAAGCTGAAGATGGGAAGGAGGAGCACTTTGATTTTGCCTTCACTACCATCCAGACATCTCCTCCTTTGTTCCTATCTCATTTTCAGACAGAAGATCAGCGTTCAACCCAAGTGGATGTACCCAAATTTGAGTCATCAGGTAACAAAACCTCTGAAGATGGATACAACTGGAGAAAATACGGACAGAAGCAAGTCAAAGGAAGCGAAAACCCTAGGAGTTACTTCAGATGCACGTATCCAAACTGCCTCACAAAGAAGAAAGTAGAGACTTCTCTTGTGAAGGGTCATGTCACTGAGATTGTCTATAAAGGAAGCCACAATCATCCCAAACCTCAGTTCACTAAGAGGTCAGCTTCCACTGCAGCAACAAATGACGTCAGTTCTCATCAGAGTGGTGGTGAAGATAACGTAGATGCCAAAAGAGG GAAAAGAGAAGAGGCTGTGAAGGAGCCAAGAGTGGTAGTTCAGACAACAAGTGATATAGACATTCTTGACGATGGTTATAGATGGAGAAAGTATGGTCAGAAAGTCGTTAAAGGCAATCCAAATCCaag GAGCTATTACAAGTGCACCTTCACAGGATGTTGCGTAAGGAAGCAAGTGGAGAGAGCATTCCACGACGCAAAGTCAGTGATCACTACTTACGAAGGAAAGCATAACCACCAAATCCCAAACCCAAAGAAGACGTCACACCTCAACATGATCTCAGACTGTGTcagcttttag